From a single Longimicrobium sp. genomic region:
- a CDS encoding DUF433 domain-containing protein, translating to MEKRTGVGEGSLVMIDPQVCGGMPVVRGTRIAVHTLADLAGQGAPDQELLEDYPSLTADSLSAALAYARANPRRNQPVPTPWIGGTVVRTTAREHG from the coding sequence ATGGAGAAGCGCACCGGCGTCGGTGAAGGATCGTTGGTGATGATCGATCCACAGGTATGCGGAGGCATGCCGGTCGTCCGCGGCACGCGCATCGCCGTGCACACGCTGGCCGACCTGGCCGGACAGGGCGCACCCGACCAGGAGCTGCTGGAAGACTATCCTTCGCTCACGGCGGACAGCCTTTCGGCCGCGCTCGCGTACGCCCGCGCAAACCCGCGACGCAATCAACCTGTACCGACTCCGTGGATCGGCGGAACGGTGGTGCGCACGACCGCCCGGGAGCACGGGTGA
- a CDS encoding ATP-dependent DNA ligase translates to MKDFAALYAELDETTKTGEKVDALARYFAAANPADAAWAVHFLSGRRPKRLVGARKLAAWAMEAADVPEWLFAECYDSVGDLAETISLLLPPSGASTDLPLRHWVEERLLPLRGEDEAGQRGEIQQAWAELDGPQAYVWNKLITGSFRVGVSQSLVVRALARVSGVDEAAVAHRMMGAWDPNPEFYARLLEMDTRDTDLSRPYPFFLAYALEGELESLGDARDWQAEWKWDGIRSQVIRRGGSTFIWSRGEELITERFPELAHAAALLPDGTVLDGEIMPWRDGPLPFAQLQRRIGRKVLGPKILAEVPVVLLAYDLLEVDGVDVREQPQAWRRARLEELVRATPSGGRFLLSPVVAAADWDGVLQAHRDARARSAEGLMLKRADAPYGVGRRKGAWWKWKVEPFTIDAVLIYAQRGHGRRASLYTDYTFGVWKEGELVPFAKAYSGLTDVEIRKVDSFVRRNTTQKFGPVRTVKPELVFELAFEGIQRSPRHKSGVAVRFPRMLRWRTDKKPEDADSLDTIFSLLESAAAQASGD, encoded by the coding sequence TTGAAGGACTTCGCCGCGCTGTACGCAGAGCTGGACGAGACCACGAAGACGGGCGAGAAGGTGGATGCGCTCGCCCGCTACTTCGCGGCCGCGAACCCGGCCGATGCCGCGTGGGCCGTGCACTTCCTGAGCGGAAGGCGGCCCAAGCGGCTCGTTGGCGCGCGCAAGCTGGCGGCGTGGGCCATGGAGGCGGCCGACGTGCCCGAGTGGCTGTTCGCGGAGTGCTACGATTCCGTCGGCGACCTGGCCGAAACCATCTCCCTCCTTCTCCCGCCATCGGGCGCATCCACCGACCTGCCGCTGCGGCACTGGGTGGAGGAGCGCCTGCTTCCCCTGCGCGGCGAGGACGAGGCGGGGCAGCGCGGCGAAATCCAGCAGGCCTGGGCAGAGCTGGACGGGCCGCAGGCGTACGTGTGGAACAAGCTGATCACCGGCAGCTTTCGCGTGGGCGTGTCGCAGAGCCTGGTGGTCCGCGCGCTGGCCCGCGTGTCGGGCGTGGACGAGGCGGCCGTCGCGCACCGGATGATGGGCGCGTGGGACCCCAATCCCGAGTTCTACGCGCGGCTGTTGGAGATGGACACGCGCGACACCGACCTCAGCCGCCCGTACCCGTTCTTCCTGGCGTACGCGCTGGAGGGCGAGCTGGAATCGCTGGGCGATGCGCGCGACTGGCAGGCCGAGTGGAAGTGGGACGGCATCCGCTCGCAGGTGATCCGGCGCGGCGGCTCCACCTTCATCTGGTCGCGCGGCGAAGAACTGATCACGGAGCGCTTTCCCGAGCTGGCGCACGCCGCCGCCCTGCTCCCCGACGGCACCGTGCTGGATGGCGAGATCATGCCCTGGCGCGACGGGCCGCTCCCGTTCGCGCAGCTGCAGCGGCGCATCGGACGCAAGGTGCTGGGGCCCAAGATTTTGGCCGAGGTGCCGGTAGTCCTGCTCGCGTACGACCTGCTGGAGGTGGATGGCGTGGACGTCCGCGAGCAGCCCCAGGCCTGGCGCCGCGCGCGGCTCGAGGAGCTGGTGCGGGCGACGCCTTCCGGCGGGCGCTTTCTCCTTTCGCCGGTGGTGGCCGCGGCGGACTGGGATGGCGTGCTGCAGGCCCACCGCGACGCCCGCGCCCGCTCCGCCGAGGGGCTGATGCTCAAGCGGGCGGACGCGCCGTACGGCGTGGGCCGGAGGAAGGGCGCGTGGTGGAAGTGGAAGGTGGAGCCGTTCACCATCGACGCCGTGCTGATCTACGCGCAGCGGGGACACGGCCGCCGCGCGTCGCTGTACACCGACTACACGTTCGGCGTGTGGAAGGAGGGCGAGCTGGTGCCCTTCGCCAAGGCGTACTCGGGGCTGACGGACGTGGAGATCCGCAAGGTGGATTCGTTCGTGCGCCGCAACACGACGCAGAAGTTCGGGCCGGTGCGCACGGTGAAGCCCGAGCTGGTGTTCGAGCTCGCCTTCGAAGGCATCCAGCGCTCGCCCCGCCACAAGAGCGGCGTCGCGGTCCGCTTTCCCCGCATGCTCCGCTGGCGCACGGACAAGAAGCCGGAAGACGCCGACTCGCTGGACACGATCTTCTCCCTCCTGGAATCGGCGGCGGCCCAGGCCTCGGGCGACTGA
- a CDS encoding GntR family transcriptional regulator, which produces MFHIDPTDPTPVEAQIVRTVRAAIGAGALGPGDTLPTVRQLAVDLRVGANAVARAYTELEKQQVLETMAGVGTVVRASSDAIDREELLAELCALEDGFLREAAALGFSLDDVIIHLDSRRNR; this is translated from the coding sequence ATGTTCCACATCGACCCGACCGATCCCACGCCGGTGGAAGCGCAGATCGTCCGCACGGTGCGCGCGGCCATCGGCGCCGGCGCGCTGGGCCCCGGCGATACGCTCCCAACCGTCCGCCAGCTTGCGGTGGACCTGCGCGTGGGCGCCAACGCGGTCGCCCGCGCCTACACCGAGCTGGAGAAGCAGCAGGTACTCGAAACCATGGCCGGGGTGGGCACCGTAGTGAGGGCATCTTCCGACGCCATCGACCGCGAGGAGCTGCTCGCGGAACTGTGCGCGCTGGAAGACGGGTTCCTGCGCGAGGCGGCCGCGCTGGGATTTTCGCTGGACGACGTGATCATTCA